The genomic interval CGCGTAAGCAGTGATGAAAATTACGACCCAGGTTTTCTCCAGTGTAAAATGTAAGCATACTGAGGGTTAATTGGGAAATTTTAAACAACATGACTGATGACGATTTGGTTATATTTGATAGTTTTCCATTGGTCAGCCTTATGTAGGGCAGTACCGCCCTCCCTAGGTTAGGATGGTATAACACATacaattttaaagtttatgTTAAAGTGTCTGAAGCCTTCTCTACCATGAAGAATTACTTTATACCGCAATATGACAAGACAAATGGTAAACTTCAGCTAAAGGGAGATTTCTCTTTAATGTCCAGCTGTGGGAAATTGTATCCAACTTTAATCTACCGTCGAGTAAAGTCGATGTTTTAATTTGTCCAATGCTTTAGCACCACCTTCCTGAGAGTATGTAACTTTACCGTTTTCGTCACTAACCTAATGggaatgtaaaagttttctAGTCCAATttaggcgtcgaaacagacattcacataccagccgtcaaccaaaatgacgtttcaggtcaatgatcgcaaggccaattccccgaAAAAGACattaatacaaaccaccaaaaaaactAAACAACACGAATTAGCACAGATTCAtgccaagagaagcagtcaaccaTTTTCAGTGATGACCTGAATCGAATGAGTGAAgttagtattcaaatcgtataccatGTTATTGTATAAGTTgccgataataaaatatttatctcagttgcCCTATAGGCACGATGGCTCATTACTATTTGCGCTATAGGCACGATGACTCATTACTAGTTACGCTACAGGCACGATAAACTCAATACTAGTTGGGCTATAGGCACGATAACTCATTTTAGTTGAGTTATAGGCACAATACTCATTAACTAGTTGCCCAAAAGACATGATAACTGATTACTAGTTTGCGTTATAGACACGATAACTTATTTTCTAgcgtggtacacgatttgaatactcaTTTTACTCAACCTTTCGCATTttctacatcactgaaaagctattgacggcttctctttgtatgattccgtcctattttcgtactttatatactttctcatgTTCTAGGTTCATGGTAGATTTTATtaaaatgtctgttgtctgtttcAACGCCTAGATTTCTGACTTGTTGCGTTCAGGTACATGTCACCCCATACTTGAGAACATCTTAATTCTCGAAAATAAACAGTGGAAAGATAATTGAGGCTGTTGCATGATTTTCCCCTCTATTTGGTGGTTTTGGTTTTCCCACCTCTTGTAGTGCATTCCTCCCAATCTGGCCAAAATCGGCGCCTCATCCGATCACAGTAGTCCAATAATTCAGGGTGTTTTTCTGTGGAAAAAAAGGATTCTGGATCACATGGTTTGCCTGCTACTAAATAATAGATAATATTTGAAGATTTGCATTTAATGAAACACAAATTTATGTGGAATCGACTGACTGCATCTCTTCCTCTCAGGACGATGAAACTGCTCTATGGCTTGTTTTTTGAGGTCATTATGTTTTGTTCTTGGTGGTCGACAGAGTGAATCTAGCTCGCCAGCTCTAATTGCGTCTCTAGAGTTGGAACTTTTTAGTCGACAGCTCAGCTAGATTAGTACTTTCAAGCTTTCGTGTGTATTAGgcaaagttaagaaaaaaggaaGATAAACTCATATCCGTACATTCCTAAGACAAGAGCACCACTCATGACCGTGTATTCCTAAGGCAAGAACAGCACTCATAATTTTACATTCCTAAGGAAAGAACAGCATTCCTCACCGTATATTCCTAAGGCGAGAACAGCACTCAAAATCTtacattcctaaggcaagaACAGCACTCATAACCGTGCATTCCTAAGGCAAGAGTAGCACTCATAACCGTGTATTCCAAAGGCAAGATCAGCACTCATAATCCtacattcctaaggcaagagcagcactcaaaatcctacattcctaaggcaagaACAGCAAACATAACCGTACATACTTAAGGCAACAGCAACCCTCATAACGGTACATTCTTAAGGCGAGAACACCATTCATAACCCTACATTCCCAAGGCAAGAACAGCACTCCTAACTGTATATTCCTAAGGTAAGAACAGCACTCCTATCCGtacattcctaaggcaagaacagcactcataaccctacattcctaaggcaagaACAGCACACATAACCGTACATTCCTTAGGCAAAAACAGCACTCATAACCCtacattcctaaggcaagaACAGCACTCATAACCCTACATTCCCAAGGCAAGAACAGCACTCATAACCGTATATTCCTAAGGCAAGAACAGCACTCCTAACCGTACATTTCTAAGGCAAGAACAGCACTCCTAACCGTATATTCCTAAGGCAAGAACAACACTCATAACCCtacattcctaaggcaagaACAGCACTCGTAACCCTACATTCCTTAGGCAAGAACAAAACACATAACCGTACATACTTAAGGCAACAGCAACCCTCATAACGGTACATTCTTAAGGCAGGAGCAGCACTCATAACCCtacattcctaaggcaagaacagcactcataaccctacattcctaaggcaagaACAGCACTCCTAACCGTATATTCCTAAGGCAAGAACAGCACTCATAACGCTACATTTCTAAGGCAAGAACAGCACTCCAAACCGTATATTCCTAAGGTAAGAACAGCACTCCTAACCGTATATTCCTAAGGCAAGAACAGCACTCATAACCCTACATTCCTAAGGCAAATACAGCACTCATAACCCTACATTCCTAAGGCAGAACAGCACTCATAACCGTACATTCCTACGGCAACAACAGCACTCATTACCGTACATCCCTAAGGCAAGAACAGCACTCATAACCGTACATTTGTAAGGAAAGAACAGCACTCATAACCGtacattcctaaggcaagaACAGCACTCACAACCCtacattcctaaggcaagaACAGCACTTATAATCGTAAGTTCCTAAAGCAAGAGCAGCACTCATAACCCTACATTCTTAAGGCAAGAACAGCACTCATAACCGTACATTTCTAAGGCAAGAGCAGCACTTGCAACCCTACATTCCTAAAGCAAGAACAGCACTCATACCCGTACGTTCCTAAGGCAAGAACAGCACTTATAACCTTGCATTCCTAAGGCAAGAACAGCACTCATAACTGTACATTCCTTAGGCAAGAGCAGCACTCACAACTGtacattcctaaggcaagaGCAGCACTCATAACCGAACATTCCTATAGTACAACAGCACTCATAACCGTATATTCCTAAGGCAAGAACAGCACTCATTATCGCACATTCCTAAGGCAAGATCAGCACTCATAGCAGTACATTCCTTAGGCAAGAACAGCACTCATAACCCtacattcctaaggcaagaACAGCACTCATAACCGTATATTCCTAAGGCAACAACAGCACTCATAACCCtacattcctaaggcaagaACAGCACTCATAACCCTACGTTACTAAGGCAAGAGCAGCACTCATAACCATACATTCCTAAGGCAAAAACAGCACTCGTAACCCTACATTCCTTAGGCAAGAACAGCACACATAACCGTACATACTTAAGGCAACAGCAACCCTCATAACGGTACATTCTTAAGGCGAGAACAACACTCATAACCGTACATTCCCAAGGAAGGAACAACACTCATAACCGtacattcctaaggcaagaGCAGAACTCATAACCCTACATACCTAAGGCAAGAACAGCACTCATAACCCTACATTCTTAAGGcaagagcagcactcaaaaccctacattcctaaggcaagaACAGCACTCATAACCCTACGTTACTAAGGCAAGAGCACCACTCATAACCAtacattcctaaggcaagaacagcactcataaccctacattcctaaggcaagaACAGCACACATAACCGTACATACTTAAGGCAACAGCAACCCTCATAACGGTACATTCTTAAGGCAGGAGCAGCACTCATAACCCTAAATTCCCAAGGCAAGAACAGCACTCCTAACCGtacattcctaaggcaagaACAGCAATCCTAACGGTATATTCCTAAGGCAACAACTGCAATTCTAACCGTATATTCCTAAGGCAACAACAGCACTCATAACCGTACATTCCTAAGGCAAAAACAGCACTCATAACCGTTCATCCCTAAGGCGAGAGCACCACTCATAAGCGTACATTCTTAAGGCAAGAACAGCACTCATAACCGTACATCCCTAAGGCAAGAACAGCACTCATAACCGTATATTCCTAAGGCAAGAGCAGCACTCATAACCGTATATTCCTAAGGCAACAACAGCACTCATAAGCCTACATTCCTAAGGCAAAAACAGCACTCATAACCGTACATTCTTAAGGCGAGAGCACCACTCATAACCGTACATTCCCAAGGAAGGAACAGCACACATAACCGtacattcctaaggcaagaGCAGAACTCATAACCCTACATACCTAAGGCAACAACAGCACTCATAACCATACATTCTTAAGGCAAGAGCAGGACTCAAAACCCtacattcctaaggcaagaGCAGCACTAATAACCATACATTCCTAAGGCAAAAACAGCACTCATTACCGGtacattcctaaggcaagaGGAGCACTGACAACCGTACATTCCTAAGGCGAGATCAGAACTCATAGAGTTACATTCCTAAGACAAGAGGCAGTATGGGCTCGcatactgtatgtgtatatgaatatgtacacactcctaatgactcctcgttttCACATGACTGCAGAAATGTtacgtacgacgtaaaacctcaagcatacacacTTACATTCTAAAGTAAGAAACCTTTTTTTAAGGAATGTTACTCGTAATTTCTACCTTACGGAAATCATAGACATTCCGTTTTCCCCTTTTACATGCGCGGTTTGTTTGGCTGGGACGTAAAAGCCCACATTTCAAAAGAACTACAACAGACGATTGTATACTTCTCACCTGTGATGAAAACGTCAGCTATCGACCCCGACATGTTGACTGTCAGCTGAGTTATCAGGCTAAACGCGATACAGTCCACTTCTGACGGCTGGTAGCCCATAAGAAACTTCTTTGACCCTGCATTAAAACCACAAAGTAACAGacagtaaaattattttcaggagCATAGATTTGAATGTATAACAGCTAACTGTCACGAAGGAAAACGACAACtccaatcaataaaataaaaaatactaaAAGAAGTCATAGAATGTTACCAAGAAAAGCCGACAAGGCCTCAATATCCTTCCTCATGACGTCATGGAGCTCTTCTCGCGTATGTCTGCCCATGCCTTGATAATACGCCGCCGTCCGCACCTTACGCCCTATGAACCATCGCACGAGGCGGGGAATCCCCGCCTCAGACATCCAGGGCTTGTCCTGGTTGTATAGCCAGCGCTCTATTATCATGTACCTGCGGTGTAGAGGAGaaattgtgattaaagttaGATTTGAGTGTCGGTCTGGGTTGTGTTGTCAGCGCTCTATTACCAATCTGATTAATTTAGCCAGTGCTATTATCAGTCTGAATAATATAGCCAGTGCTCTATTGTCAGTCTGAGATGTATAGCCAGCGCtttattttaagtctgaataaTATAGCCAGTGCTCTATTGTCAGTCTGAGATGTATAGCCATCGCTCTATTATCAGTCTGAAAAATATAGCCAGTGCTCTATTGTCAGTCTGAGTTGTATAGCCAGCGCTCCATTATCAGTTTGAATTCTATAGCCAGTGCTCTATTATCAATCTGAATAACAAAGCCAGTGCTCTATTGTCAGTCTGAGCTGCATAGCCAGTGCTCTATTATCAGTCTGAGTTGTACAGTCAACGCTTTGTCAGTCTGATTCTATAGTCAACGCTTTATTGTCAGTCTGATTCTATTGCCAGTGCTCTATTATCAGTGTGAGTTGTATAGTCAGCGCTCTATTATCAGTGTGAGTTGTATAGTTAGCGCTCTATTATCAGTGTGAGTTGTATAGTCAGCGCTCTGTTATCAGTGTGAGTTGTATAGTCAGTGCTCTATTATCAGTGCGAGTTGTATAGACAGCGCTCTATTGTCAGGCTGAATTTTATAGTCAGTGCTCTATTATCAGTCTGAGTTGTATAGTCAGCAATCCATTAGTCTGATTTTATAGCCAGTGCTGTATTATCAGTTTGAGTTGTATAGTTAGCGCTCTATTGTCAGGCTGAGTTGTATAATGAGTGTTCTATTTTCAGTTTGAGTTGTATAGTCAGCGCTGTATTGTCAGGCTGAGTTTTATAGTCAGTGCTCTATTATCAGTCTGAGTTGTATAGTCAGCGCTCTATTTTCAGGCTGAGTTGTATAGTCAGAGATCTGTTGTCTGTCTGAGTTGTATAGTTAGTGCTCTGTTATTGGTCTGTGTTTTATAGTCAGCGCTCTATTATCAGGCTGAGTTGTATAGTCAGCGATCTATTGTCAGTCTGAGTTGTACAGTCAGCGCTCTATTATCAGTCTGAGTTGTATACTCAGCGCTCTATTATTGGTCTGAGACGTATAGTCAGTGCTCTTATCAGTCTGAGTTGTATAGTCAGCGACCTATTGTCAGTCTGAGTTGTATAGTCAGCGCTCTATTATCAGTCTGAGTTGTACAGTCAGCGCTCTATTATCAGTCTGAGTTGTATAGTCAGCGCTCTATTGTCAGTCTGAGTTGTATAGTCAGCGCTCTACTATTCGTCTGAGATGTATAGTCAGTGCTCTTATCAGTCTGAGTTGTATAGTCAGCGCTGTATTTTCAGTCTGAGATATATAGCCAGTGCTCTATTATCAGTCTGAGTTGTATAAAATCATTACAGACGTACAAGTAAAACCAAGAGcagtgaccacagtgtgatagttggcaaacggtcacacgtaatcgaTGAAACGCGACCTCCTGTCACTTTACCTCAGGCAGAGTTTTATTTGAACTattcatatatatgcataaatagtagcaatctacacgCCCACTAGCATCACGGCTCAAGCAGAATCTGGTTAAAAACGCAGGgttgttaattacaatttactTAAAGTCACTCGTCTAGaatattactcaaaatactgtgttgtcatcacatttagcatcaCATTATAACATTCTCTcctagaacatgccttgcgtctttccaacatcattgaaaactgttgactgcttctctttccatgattccgtcctattttcttactttatatactttcttagttctttggtggtttgtgttaaacccTGTTATAgggaaatggccttgcgattattgacctgaaacgtcctttttggttgacgactggtttacgaatgtctgtttcgacgcatagatacaTCTATTTCATTAAGGGATATTTAAATGTCGTCCGAAtggttttaaaataataaaacgatTGTGTTAAGCTTTTCAGATCAGTTTAGAAATTTTAAATCTGTTGTGAAGCTGGATTAAGTTATATCCGTCTATCCGTCagaaattccttgtccaaggccgggattgatcCACCATTTGAGGTGACTCGTGATAGAGAGTGGTGCATCTCACTCAGTGAACTCTTCCAAATTCCAAACGAAATGGGAGCGTACCAGCGCAGCACACTGACTCAATGTACAGTGTggtcgttatgagttcaagtccatcctatgtgggtttcctctctggccgtacttTGTTCGATTTCCTCCCAACTTAATGTGTcagccgtcgaataagtgaaatattcttgagtacgacttaaaataaatgaataaatgaacatatatcATGCAGATTCCCAGAAAGGCACTATCTTGTGAAGCGGACACTTTGTGTGGACTTTCCTGTGAACTACATAAACAGTTCAAAATACGATACCATCTTACACACTTACCACGTCAACGATTCTtccaaaagttttgaaaatgcCCGTGCAACGGCCTGATTGGCTCGATCTAGACGGAAATTGAGGTCGACATCAAATTTCTTGTTCAGGAAGTCGATGCAGAACTGACTGTCCGCCTTGGAAACGCCGTTATAGCGAATCCAGGGAATCTTCCCTTTACTCGATTTCTTCATACCGTGAACATTCTGTGTAGAGCAAGCAACAAATATACGTATGATGAAAAACaattgtttattcatttcagttttgtttaacaTCCTTCTCAGGGATGTCTGATTAATTTAATAGGCCAGGCTTACCTATAACAGATGTGAAGTAAATTGATGCGAATAGGTGACTCGCACTTGCAACCATGTTGAATCTTCAGTAACTAAAGACTGTCACTCTCAAGTGCACAGTGAAAGGCACACTCTAGCAGAGATagaattaaagacttacagcatagagaataaaaccagaacagcgacgacagtgtgatagacgtacagcatagagattaaaatCAGAGCaccgatgacagtgtgatagacgtacagcacagagagtaaaaccagagcagcgaagacagggTTATAGTTGACAaaacacgtaaccgatgaaatacggcctcagtttacgtcaatttacctcagttaggttttattctaaccttTCATGTTCAGGGCAAATTACACGACCCCTAGCAGTATGGCTTAACcatattttggtaaaaaaaagagacagtgatgttaactgcaatttattagacgtcaattGTCTAGAGTTACACTTGTTAAGAATACTAATGGTCTTGAGTGTAGGTAGCCtataagtatgtacatgtgcacatacttTGAAGGTCACTGGAAGGCAATGAGAAACATATAAAACTCCTTGCCGTATTTAACAAAGCGGTTCAATGCTCTGTACTCCTCTGTTCTGCCCTGCAGTACGTCAGCTTATGAAACACTTAGGCGGCACACAAAAGTGCAACGCTGCAACCGATGACGATAtgttttcagtgcaatttagaACCATTTGTGTAAGCTCGTCGGAGTACCCCATTGCACCTTGTCAATTATCTCATCTGCATATATTTACCTTAATGATAAAATACggaattaatgtatttattgtgGTAAAAAGGCGTAAAGTGAAATTTGGAAGATCATTCAAAATTAGACTGACTATACAAAACTTGTTGCGTATTTTGAGATACAGTTGTCGGAGCATTGtctgggggtgggggtggtgacTGCATTACCTGGTAAGGTATGTTGGCCATCCTCAGGTAAGTTTCCAGTTTGAGGCAGTAAGGGGAAAAGCTGGGGGCATAGGGGCCTCTTTGGAACTGGTACAGGATAACGGTATTCGGGACATCTTCTGGACAGAAATCAGACCCACTGAAAAAAAAGCCATTCATGTGGTAATACAGTATTGTTATATGATCCAGTTATTCAGGGTGAGAGTTACGCAGGGTCAGGCGTTCGTGACGTAAGGCAACCAGTCAACCAGCTCTATTGACGTACGATAACCAGTCAACCAGCTCTCGTGACGTAAGACAATCAGTCGCCTGGCAAAAGTGACGTAAAATAATCAGTCAACCAGCCATTGTGACGTAAgacaatcaatcaaccagtGATATTAGCGCAAGACAGTCAACCAGCGCCAGGTATCCTTATATTGACAGGTCGTTTAAAAGTCGAGAGTAAGGTTGCTTTGCCTTTATGACTTATGTGGAGTCGTAACTATGGGGTAGCGCTGATCTTACATCGGTTTCGATGACAATATTTATTGGATGCCTGAAAACACCGTGGAATTGTTCTCTGCAAGACACAAAAGCAACAATACAGATATTCGGAAGGCACATTGTACAGTGCAAAGTCCAAGATATAGTACATTTAAATGGAAAGGCAGGTAGGTCACACAGATATAGGACGACAGAGATAATTATCCATGACAACCAACATACACCCTGACGTCAATTTCACGTAACCGGTTTATAATTAAACCAAAAAGAAACATGATAAAACATTGTCAGAGACAGGTATTCGGATCTTGAGAGTTCAAATTCGGACAACTTTGTTATTTTAAGGCAATTCTTCACAATTTgaacttacattttccattcCTGAATATATTAATGAGGTTGTCGGTTTTGATTCAAAACTGGCAGTGTGGAGTCAGCCCCTATGGCTTTGTGTAGTCAGTAATCCATCGTTCGTGACCTATGCAGTCACTAAGCCATCGCTCGTGACATATGCAATCACTAAACCAGCGCTAGTGACGTatgcagtcagtcagtcatcagGTGCTCGTGACGTAACCAGACATCATGCGCCCGTGACGTATGCAGACATGAGGCGCTTTTGATGTATGCAATCATCAGGGGCGAGTGATGTATGCAGGCGCTTATGTTTTATGCAGACATCAGGTGCTCATGGTGTACTGTCAGTCACCGGGTGCTCGTGAAGTATGCAGTCAACCAGCAAGCGCTCGTGACGTATGTAGACAACTACTAAGCGCTCGTGACGTATGCAGTCAGTCATCGTGCGCTCATGACGTGTGCAGACATCAGGTGCTCATGACGTACAGTCAGTCATCGGGCGCTCGTGAAGTATGCAGTCAACCAGCAAGCGCTCGTGACGTATGTAGACAACTACTAAGCGCTCGTGACGTATGTAGTCAGTCATCGTGCGCTCATGACGTGTGCAGACATCAGGTGCTCATGACGTACAGTCAGTCATCGGGCGCTCGTGAAGTGTGCAGTCAAACACCAAGCGCTCGTGACGTATGCACTCAACCACCAAGCGCTCGTAACGTATGTAGTCAACTAC from Liolophura sinensis isolate JHLJ2023 chromosome 3, CUHK_Ljap_v2, whole genome shotgun sequence carries:
- the LOC135463480 gene encoding failed axon connections homolog, with amino-acid sequence MDLNWALDHLYQYPWLPVATGLLIVFVGLIAIQRLLASGSDFCPEDVPNTVILYQFQRGPYAPSFSPYCLKLETYLRMANIPYQNVHGMKKSSKGKIPWIRYNGVSKADSQFCIDFLNKKFDVDLNFRLDRANQAVARAFSKLLEESLTWYMIIERWLYNQDKPWMSEAGIPRLVRWFIGRKVRTAAYYQGMGRHTREELHDVMRKDIEALSAFLGSKKFLMGYQPSEVDCIAFSLITQLTVNMSGSIADVFITEKHPELLDYCDRMRRRFWPDWEECTTRGGKTKTTK